Proteins encoded within one genomic window of Variovorax sp. OAS795:
- a CDS encoding ATP-binding cassette domain-containing protein, giving the protein MALITLLDAQLAFGHVPLLDHADFSLLESERIGLIGRNGAGKSSMLKILGGLEKTDDGTLQMQQNLRVAYVAQEPVLDMDADVFTAASEGLGSVIAVRDLYLSGAEGLDLDALQSQIEAFDAWNWEQRVEETLHRLHLDRNARIGSLSGGTRKRVALAQALVAAPDVLLLDEPTNHLDLDSIEWLEQLLIDFKGSVVTVTHDRSFLNRVATRIVELDRGKLNSYPGNFEQYLFQKEEQLAQEAVISAKADKLLAQEEIWIRKGVEARRTRSQSRISRLEALRASRTARREVQGSVNMDVASGQSSGKIVAELTGATKSFGEKTVIRNFTGTILRGDKVGLLGPNGAGKTTLLKLILGELEPDSGKIRRGTNLQVAYFDQMRDKLDLDATLEDFISPGSEWIEIGSQRKHVKSYLSDFLFSPARANSPVRSLSGGERNRLLLARLFARPANVLVLDEPTNDLDIDTLELLEGLLQDYDGTVFLVSHDRTFLDNVVTSTIAFEGDGHWREYEGSVQDWLIQSKRAREIAEQRQAASPAPSPAPTPAPAASEATAARPATVRKKLSYKEQRELEALPALIEALEAEQKRIAELLALDGGAIYATDASRAAELSQRHAQIDDELLSALERQEELTAGR; this is encoded by the coding sequence ATGGCACTCATCACACTCCTCGACGCCCAACTCGCGTTCGGTCACGTCCCGCTGCTCGATCATGCGGACTTCTCTCTTCTTGAATCTGAGCGCATCGGCCTGATCGGCCGCAACGGCGCGGGCAAGTCTTCGATGCTCAAGATATTGGGAGGCCTGGAGAAGACAGACGACGGGACCCTGCAGATGCAGCAGAACCTCCGCGTCGCCTATGTTGCGCAGGAGCCCGTGCTCGACATGGATGCGGATGTCTTCACCGCAGCCAGCGAAGGCCTGGGCAGCGTCATCGCCGTGCGGGATCTCTATCTCTCCGGTGCCGAAGGGCTGGACCTGGACGCCCTTCAATCGCAGATCGAAGCGTTCGATGCCTGGAACTGGGAGCAGCGCGTCGAAGAGACGCTGCACCGCCTCCATCTGGACCGCAATGCCCGCATCGGCTCTCTCTCGGGCGGTACCCGCAAGCGTGTGGCATTGGCCCAGGCGCTGGTGGCCGCCCCGGATGTCCTTCTATTGGACGAGCCCACCAATCACCTGGACCTGGATTCCATCGAGTGGCTGGAGCAGTTGCTGATCGACTTCAAGGGCAGCGTGGTCACTGTCACGCATGACCGGAGCTTCCTGAACCGCGTCGCCACCCGCATCGTGGAGCTGGACCGGGGCAAGCTCAACTCCTATCCAGGCAACTTCGAGCAGTATCTCTTCCAGAAGGAAGAGCAGCTCGCCCAGGAGGCCGTGATCAGCGCCAAGGCCGACAAGCTCCTGGCCCAGGAAGAGATCTGGATCCGCAAGGGCGTGGAGGCGCGCCGTACCCGCAGCCAGAGCCGCATCAGCCGGCTCGAAGCCCTGCGGGCGAGCCGAACGGCGCGCCGGGAGGTGCAAGGCAGCGTCAACATGGACGTGGCCTCCGGCCAGTCGAGCGGCAAGATCGTCGCCGAGCTCACGGGCGCGACCAAGTCCTTCGGCGAAAAGACCGTCATCCGCAATTTCACGGGCACGATCCTGCGCGGCGACAAGGTCGGCCTGCTCGGCCCCAATGGCGCCGGCAAGACCACACTGCTCAAGCTCATCCTGGGCGAGCTCGAACCGGACAGCGGCAAGATCCGCCGCGGCACCAACCTGCAGGTCGCGTATTTCGACCAGATGCGCGACAAGCTCGACCTGGACGCCACGCTGGAAGACTTCATCAGCCCCGGCAGCGAATGGATCGAGATCGGCAGCCAGCGCAAGCACGTGAAGAGCTATCTTTCCGACTTTCTCTTTTCTCCCGCGCGCGCCAATTCTCCTGTGCGCTCGCTCAGCGGCGGAGAGCGCAACCGGCTGCTGCTGGCGCGCCTGTTCGCGCGCCCGGCCAATGTGCTGGTGCTCGACGAGCCGACCAACGACCTGGACATCGACACGCTGGAGCTGCTGGAAGGCCTGCTGCAGGACTACGACGGGACCGTGTTCCTGGTCAGCCACGACCGCACCTTTCTCGACAACGTGGTGACCAGCACGATCGCCTTCGAGGGTGACGGGCATTGGCGCGAATACGAAGGCAGCGTGCAGGACTGGCTGATCCAGTCCAAGCGCGCCCGCGAGATCGCGGAGCAACGCCAGGCCGCCAGCCCTGCGCCGTCCCCGGCGCCCACGCCAGCACCGGCCGCATCCGAGGCGACGGCTGCCCGGCCGGCCACCGTGCGCAAGAAGCTCAGCTACAAGGAGCAGCGCGAACTCGAGGCGCTTCCCGCCCTGATCGAAGCGCTCGAAGCGGAGCAGAAGCGCATCGCCGAATTGCTCGCGCTCGATGGCGGCGCCATTTATGCCACCGACGCCTCGCGGGCGGCCGAACTGAGCCAGCGCCACGCCCAGATCGACGACGAGTTGCTGTCGGCCCTGGAGCGCCAGGAGGAATTGACTGCCGGACGTTAG
- a CDS encoding phospholipase D family protein, protein MSSFYALFGRSVALLAIVLQGACAQLPEHVDRPVSAALPAPNGTALEALVQQRRKADSARFDSGFVLLGGPPAAYGSRLALIEGAQKTLDLQYYAIHADASTGRLLRGVRAAAGRGVRVRILIDDLHSTGRDALVLGLAFVPNIEMRLFNPLAGARGSSLARMFNSIGDASRIQQRMHNKLFLADNVLGVTGGRNLGDAYFGNALKGNFIDVDILAAGPIVQDLSRSFDSYWNNERAYPVQSLVKREELKAIRERAEEADRELADESARALNAQPEGQTAPPESEPRPGAPPTPAQRARAWDEKPLDLRTAAFVWAPAVMLADEPGKIPADKGANQTKEPGLVVSQPRDGASPSRRAASLQTASDLAAGSDTVVEGLLQLIGQARSDLLIISPYFVPGADMKQAFASARGRGVRIRVLTNSLASNDAPVAHVGYSRHREDLLKMGVELYELRSEQAGVGNAFGSSGNGSAGASRSMLHSKVLVMDGRLLVVGSMNLDLRSQLQNTEIALLVRSAELSRSASEQIERGMREGSWRVELNDGSLVWRAPEGSGLKDTSTEPDASLTLRLMLKLFGPLAPDQLL, encoded by the coding sequence ATGTCTTCCTTCTACGCGCTCTTTGGCCGCTCCGTTGCACTCCTGGCCATCGTCCTGCAGGGCGCCTGCGCGCAGCTCCCCGAGCATGTCGATCGCCCGGTATCGGCCGCACTTCCCGCGCCCAACGGCACCGCACTCGAAGCATTGGTCCAGCAGAGGCGCAAGGCCGATTCGGCGCGCTTCGACTCCGGCTTCGTGTTGCTCGGCGGGCCGCCCGCCGCCTACGGCAGCCGGCTGGCGCTGATCGAAGGCGCCCAGAAAACACTGGACCTGCAGTACTACGCGATTCACGCCGACGCGAGCACCGGCCGGCTCTTGCGGGGGGTCCGGGCGGCGGCCGGACGCGGCGTGCGCGTGCGCATCCTGATCGACGACCTTCACAGCACCGGGCGCGACGCGCTGGTCCTGGGCCTGGCCTTCGTGCCCAACATCGAGATGCGCCTGTTCAACCCGCTGGCCGGCGCGCGCGGCTCTTCGCTGGCCCGCATGTTCAATTCGATCGGCGATGCCTCGCGGATCCAGCAGCGGATGCACAACAAGCTTTTTCTGGCCGACAACGTGCTCGGGGTGACCGGCGGCCGCAACCTGGGTGATGCGTACTTCGGCAATGCGCTGAAGGGCAACTTCATCGACGTCGACATCCTCGCGGCCGGGCCGATCGTGCAGGACCTGTCGCGCAGCTTCGACAGCTACTGGAACAACGAGCGGGCCTACCCCGTGCAGTCGCTGGTCAAGCGCGAAGAACTCAAGGCCATCCGCGAACGCGCGGAGGAGGCCGACCGCGAACTGGCCGACGAATCGGCACGGGCCCTGAACGCGCAGCCCGAAGGCCAGACGGCGCCTCCGGAAAGCGAACCGAGGCCCGGCGCGCCGCCCACTCCGGCCCAACGGGCCCGCGCCTGGGACGAAAAGCCGCTGGACCTGCGCACCGCCGCCTTCGTCTGGGCGCCCGCGGTGATGCTGGCCGACGAGCCCGGCAAGATTCCAGCAGACAAGGGAGCCAACCAGACGAAAGAGCCCGGCCTCGTGGTGAGCCAGCCCCGTGACGGCGCCAGTCCGTCGCGCCGCGCCGCATCGCTCCAGACCGCTTCCGACCTCGCCGCCGGCAGCGACACGGTGGTCGAAGGCTTGCTGCAGCTGATCGGGCAGGCGCGCAGCGACCTCCTCATCATCTCGCCCTACTTCGTGCCCGGTGCGGACATGAAGCAGGCCTTTGCGTCGGCGCGAGGCCGTGGGGTGCGCATCCGCGTGCTGACCAATTCGCTGGCGTCCAACGACGCACCGGTGGCACACGTCGGCTATTCCCGGCATCGCGAGGACCTGCTCAAGATGGGCGTGGAACTCTACGAGCTGCGCAGCGAGCAAGCCGGCGTCGGCAATGCGTTCGGATCGTCCGGCAACGGAAGCGCCGGTGCATCCCGCTCCATGCTGCACTCGAAGGTGCTGGTGATGGACGGCCGGCTGCTGGTGGTCGGCTCGATGAACCTCGACCTGCGTTCGCAGCTGCAGAACACCGAAATCGCCCTGCTCGTGCGAAGCGCCGAACTCTCCCGCTCGGCGTCCGAGCAGATCGAACGCGGCATGCGCGAGGGCTCTTGGCGCGTCGAACTGAATGACGGCTCGCTGGTCTGGCGCGCGCCCGAAGGCAGCGGGTTGAAGGACACGTCGACCGAGCCCGACGCCAGCCTGACGCTGCGGCTGATGCTCAAGCTCTTCGGCCCGCTGGCGCCCGACCAGTTGCTGTAG
- a CDS encoding copper chaperone PCu(A)C produces MNHPCATLKTIAACALLAGTAAAFAHVTLPRGGVTVGSDYDAAFRVGHACEGAKATTGLAVRLPKGFILSDAQARKGWKLDVQKNAGDGEVRWTAESAQTALPASERAEFVLRGKVPGTPGPLWFKVLQTCDVGQVDWAEVPAPGSSTAGLKTPAARLDVVAQGVATVDVRDGWVRQSVPGQSGTGAFMKLTAPTGTRLVGISTPAAGVAEVHEMKMEGDTMKMRELPGGLDLPAGQTVELKPGGYHVMMMDLKQALAKGSTVPMTLRFEDAKGQKTSLDLKLPVGTPEGADAAAPAHQHKH; encoded by the coding sequence ATGAACCACCCGTGCGCCACCCTCAAGACCATTGCCGCCTGCGCCCTGCTGGCGGGCACCGCGGCCGCCTTTGCCCACGTCACCCTGCCGCGGGGCGGTGTCACCGTGGGCAGCGACTACGACGCCGCCTTCCGCGTGGGCCATGCCTGCGAAGGCGCCAAGGCCACCACCGGCCTGGCCGTTCGCCTCCCAAAGGGCTTCATCCTGAGCGATGCGCAGGCCCGCAAGGGCTGGAAGCTCGATGTGCAAAAGAACGCCGGCGACGGCGAGGTGCGCTGGACGGCGGAAAGCGCGCAAACGGCACTGCCTGCCAGCGAACGCGCGGAGTTCGTGCTGCGCGGCAAGGTGCCCGGCACGCCGGGGCCGTTGTGGTTCAAGGTGCTGCAGACCTGCGACGTGGGCCAGGTCGACTGGGCCGAGGTGCCGGCGCCGGGCAGCTCCACCGCGGGGCTCAAGACCCCTGCCGCCAGGCTCGATGTGGTTGCGCAGGGCGTGGCCACCGTCGATGTGCGCGACGGCTGGGTGCGCCAGTCGGTGCCGGGCCAGAGCGGCACCGGCGCCTTCATGAAGCTCACCGCGCCCACCGGCACCCGGCTGGTCGGCATCTCGACGCCAGCCGCAGGCGTGGCCGAAGTGCACGAGATGAAGATGGAAGGCGACACCATGAAAATGCGTGAACTTCCGGGCGGGCTCGACCTGCCCGCGGGGCAGACCGTGGAACTCAAGCCCGGCGGCTACCACGTGATGATGATGGACCTGAAGCAGGCGCTGGCCAAGGGTTCGACCGTGCCGATGACGCTGCGCTTCGAGGACGCCAAGGGCCAGAAGACCTCGCTCGACCTCAAGCTGCCGGTGGGCACGCCGGAAGGCGCCGATGCGGCTGCGCCGGCCCACCAGCACAAGCACTGA
- a CDS encoding TonB-dependent receptor produces MAFPLGAPAWAQEAPDTPADRSGAGARTLSTVTVTDGRPTSLPAQIPTTIEGVTRAQIVETVNATDSEDALKYLPSLVVRKRYIGDFNHAVLATRASGTGNSARSLVYADGIMLSNPLGNGATFAPRWGMVSPEEIERVDVLYGPFSAAYPGNSAGAVVDYVTRMPTQLEAHVKLNCFASGFDLYNSHSSPAGQQIDLSLGSRSGDWSWWLSASRTHSKGQALVFGNRLMSAGTVGSAGTPVTGAVPGLNPSNQPWWLVGGATIYDTTQAQAKLKVAYDFSPTVRATYTLGAWNNSTQGGVDTYLRDALGRPVYSGRVNIAGRTYNLDSPSAALAPTETALTHYMHGLTVKSHTGGVFDWEVAASLFDYARDTSRTPTTPLPGAFDGGAGRTTDMGGSGWHTFKAAGTWRPTGTAEGVGAHVVDFGFQQDTARLRTSVGNTLDWMGGPAVAPFSAFNGNTRLQSLYVQDTWRFAENWKTTLGLRHERWEAYGGQLGNATRLLDFAPRKNSYDSPKAAIAWQATPDWSLKASAGRAVRMPTVSELYQGSIDGNRIVNTNPNLRPERSWTTELSAERDLRTWGLDGVLRTTVFLENTKDALYSQALTNLVSTVQNVDAIRTRGLEVALNAVDVGMKGLDLSGSLTLTRSKIAANSGFAASVGHEQPRVPKVRATLLATYRPDARWSYTVGARYSGKQYGTLDNSDTNGAAYTGFSKFFVVDARVRYRIDRQWSAAVGIDNLNNNKYWAFHPYTQRTYVAELKFDL; encoded by the coding sequence ATGGCATTTCCCCTCGGCGCGCCCGCATGGGCGCAAGAGGCGCCCGATACCCCGGCGGACAGGTCCGGCGCCGGCGCGCGCACCTTGAGCACCGTCACGGTGACCGACGGCCGCCCGACCTCGCTGCCGGCGCAGATTCCGACCACCATCGAAGGCGTGACGCGCGCGCAGATCGTGGAGACCGTCAACGCGACCGACAGCGAGGACGCGCTCAAATACCTGCCGAGCCTGGTGGTGCGCAAGCGCTACATCGGCGATTTCAACCACGCGGTGCTTGCCACGCGGGCGTCCGGCACGGGCAACAGCGCGCGCTCCCTGGTGTACGCCGACGGCATCATGCTGTCGAACCCCCTGGGCAACGGCGCCACCTTCGCGCCGCGCTGGGGCATGGTCTCGCCCGAGGAGATCGAGCGGGTCGACGTGCTCTACGGGCCGTTTTCGGCCGCCTACCCGGGCAACTCGGCCGGCGCCGTCGTCGACTACGTGACGCGCATGCCCACCCAGCTCGAAGCGCACGTGAAGCTCAACTGCTTTGCCTCCGGCTTCGACCTGTACAACAGCCATTCCTCGCCCGCAGGCCAGCAGATCGACCTCTCGCTGGGCAGCCGCAGCGGCGACTGGTCGTGGTGGCTCAGTGCCTCGCGCACCCACAGCAAGGGACAGGCGCTGGTGTTCGGCAACCGGCTCATGAGCGCCGGCACCGTGGGCAGTGCGGGCACGCCGGTGACCGGCGCGGTGCCGGGGCTGAACCCGTCCAACCAGCCCTGGTGGCTGGTGGGCGGCGCCACGATCTACGACACCACGCAGGCGCAGGCCAAGCTGAAGGTGGCCTACGACTTTTCGCCCACGGTGCGCGCAACGTACACGCTGGGCGCATGGAACAACAGCACGCAGGGCGGCGTCGACACCTACCTGCGCGATGCGCTCGGGCGGCCGGTGTATTCGGGACGGGTGAACATCGCCGGGCGCACCTACAACCTCGATTCGCCGAGCGCCGCACTGGCGCCGACGGAGACCGCGCTCACGCACTACATGCACGGCCTCACCGTGAAGAGCCACACCGGCGGCGTGTTCGACTGGGAGGTGGCCGCCAGCCTGTTCGACTATGCGAGGGACACCTCGCGCACGCCGACCACGCCCTTGCCCGGTGCTTTCGACGGTGGTGCCGGCCGCACCACCGACATGGGCGGCTCGGGCTGGCACACCTTCAAGGCGGCCGGCACCTGGCGGCCCACCGGAACGGCCGAGGGCGTGGGTGCGCACGTGGTCGACTTCGGCTTCCAGCAGGACACGGCGCGGCTGCGCACCAGCGTCGGCAACACGCTCGACTGGATGGGCGGGCCCGCCGTGGCGCCGTTCTCGGCCTTCAACGGCAACACCCGGCTGCAGTCGCTCTACGTTCAGGACACCTGGCGCTTCGCCGAGAACTGGAAGACCACGCTGGGCTTGCGCCACGAGCGATGGGAGGCCTATGGCGGCCAGCTCGGCAATGCGACGAGGCTGCTGGACTTTGCACCGCGCAAGAACAGCTACGACTCGCCCAAGGCCGCGATCGCCTGGCAAGCCACGCCCGATTGGTCGCTCAAGGCCTCGGCCGGCCGCGCCGTGCGCATGCCGACCGTGAGCGAGCTCTACCAAGGTTCGATCGACGGCAACCGCATCGTCAACACGAATCCGAACCTGCGGCCGGAGCGCTCGTGGACCACGGAGCTCAGCGCCGAGCGCGACCTCCGAACCTGGGGGCTCGACGGCGTGCTGCGCACCACGGTGTTCCTGGAGAACACCAAGGATGCGCTCTACAGCCAGGCGCTGACCAACCTGGTGAGCACGGTGCAAAACGTCGATGCCATCCGCACCCGGGGGCTCGAGGTGGCGCTGAACGCCGTCGACGTGGGCATGAAGGGCCTGGACCTGAGCGGCAGCCTGACGCTGACCCGATCGAAGATCGCCGCCAACAGCGGGTTTGCCGCCAGCGTGGGCCACGAGCAACCGCGCGTGCCGAAGGTCAGGGCGACGCTGCTCGCGACCTACCGGCCCGATGCGAGATGGAGCTACACCGTCGGCGCGCGCTACAGCGGCAAGCAATACGGCACGCTCGACAACAGCGACACGAATGGCGCGGCGTACACGGGCTTCTCGAAGTTCTTCGTCGTCGATGCGCGCGTGCGCTATCGCATCGACCGGCAATGGAGCGCCGCGGTGGGCATCGACAACCTGAACAACAACAAGTACTGGGCCTTCCATCCCTATACGCAACGTACCTATGTGGCCGAACTCAAGTTCGACCTCTGA
- a CDS encoding DUF2946 family protein, giving the protein MRLLRNHPRFLGLVGRWALLWFMLSLGVAGASPLVHPQAVELVCSSAGSVKVVVHTEDGVQEMGASHLDCPLCVLTGAPPPARAAANFDLPLPLGRVVQPIPAARLAAATAAPLPARGPPAFS; this is encoded by the coding sequence ATGCGCCTCTTGCGAAACCACCCCCGCTTCCTCGGCCTCGTCGGCCGATGGGCGCTGCTGTGGTTCATGCTTTCGCTCGGCGTGGCGGGCGCATCGCCCCTGGTGCATCCGCAGGCGGTGGAGCTGGTGTGCTCCAGCGCCGGTTCGGTCAAGGTCGTGGTCCATACCGAGGACGGCGTCCAGGAGATGGGTGCCTCGCACCTGGACTGCCCGCTGTGCGTGCTGACCGGTGCACCGCCCCCGGCGCGGGCCGCCGCGAATTTCGATCTTCCCCTGCCGCTGGGCCGCGTGGTCCAGCCCATTCCCGCCGCACGACTTGCCGCGGCCACCGCCGCGCCCCTGCCGGCGCGCGGACCGCCGGCCTTCTCCTGA
- a CDS encoding TraB/GumN family protein translates to MRILRALIAPWRSTDLKAPSRLSLFSRLSRLALAGACCVLAFAAHAACPPSAIASLGKPGAAVGQWNAADRGLLWRADRDGRTAWLYGTIHLGRAEWVRPGPTVQKALEQSDALALELDTRDQATMRALTQPADPEVVARLLSGERAKRLARQRDAACVPPDATAGLQPILQVMALTGLVARADGLYPEFGADEALAVSARNNNKPVFALENAASQLKMLTGDSEAEEAEQIDAALDELESGQLRTQMKELADIWARGDADKLGRYPEWCNCLNTPAERRLMKRLLDDRNPGLADGIERMHAGGKRVFAAVGALHMVGPQGLPALLAARGFTVSAVPLSAQPPVAVPTAPEPKAATRGGRSNAKGAAKGSAAKGTGKRAGNAKPAPRGAPAPKDKQRR, encoded by the coding sequence TTGCGGATACTCCGGGCCCTGATTGCGCCATGGCGCAGCACCGATCTGAAGGCGCCGTCGCGCCTGTCCCTTTTTTCACGCCTGTCGCGGCTGGCGCTGGCCGGCGCCTGTTGCGTCCTGGCCTTTGCGGCCCATGCCGCGTGCCCGCCCTCCGCCATTGCGAGCCTGGGAAAACCCGGCGCCGCGGTCGGGCAATGGAACGCCGCCGACCGCGGCCTGCTCTGGCGCGCCGACAGGGACGGGCGGACCGCCTGGCTCTACGGAACCATCCACCTCGGCCGGGCCGAATGGGTGCGGCCGGGGCCGACCGTGCAGAAGGCGCTGGAGCAGAGCGATGCGCTGGCCCTGGAACTCGACACGCGCGACCAGGCCACCATGCGTGCCTTGACCCAGCCGGCCGATCCGGAAGTGGTGGCGCGGCTGCTCAGCGGCGAACGTGCGAAGCGGCTGGCGCGCCAGCGGGACGCGGCCTGTGTGCCGCCTGACGCCACGGCGGGGCTGCAGCCCATCCTGCAGGTGATGGCGCTGACCGGCCTGGTGGCACGGGCCGACGGCCTGTATCCGGAGTTCGGCGCGGACGAGGCGCTGGCCGTCTCGGCGCGCAACAACAACAAGCCGGTGTTCGCGCTGGAGAACGCGGCCTCGCAACTGAAGATGCTGACCGGCGATTCCGAAGCCGAAGAGGCCGAGCAGATCGATGCGGCCCTGGACGAACTCGAGTCGGGCCAGCTGCGAACGCAAATGAAAGAGCTGGCCGACATCTGGGCCCGCGGCGACGCCGACAAGCTGGGCCGGTACCCCGAGTGGTGCAATTGCCTCAACACCCCGGCCGAGCGGCGGCTGATGAAGCGCCTGCTCGACGATCGCAATCCCGGCCTGGCGGACGGCATCGAGCGCATGCACGCGGGTGGCAAGCGGGTCTTCGCTGCCGTTGGCGCCTTGCACATGGTCGGGCCGCAAGGCTTGCCCGCGTTGCTGGCGGCGCGCGGATTCACCGTCTCCGCGGTACCGCTGTCCGCACAGCCGCCGGTCGCGGTGCCGACGGCGCCTGAGCCGAAGGCCGCCACGCGCGGTGGCCGCAGCAATGCCAAGGGTGCGGCCAAGGGTTCCGCCGCCAAGGGCACGGGCAAGCGCGCGGGCAATGCCAAGCCGGCCCCGCGCGGCGCGCCGGCACCCAAGGACAAACAGCGCCGATAA
- a CDS encoding VOC family protein: MQSIFHLAFHVRDLDAARRFYGNVLGCAEGRSTATWVDFDFFGHQISLHLGEPFATTRTGRVGDALVPMPHFGIVLALPDWQALAERLKAAGTEFVLEPQVRFEGEPGEQWTMFFCDPFGNPIEVKGFRSLAALYDK, from the coding sequence ATGCAGAGCATCTTCCACCTTGCCTTTCACGTGCGCGATCTCGACGCGGCCCGCCGCTTCTATGGCAATGTCCTGGGTTGCGCCGAAGGCCGCAGCACCGCCACCTGGGTCGATTTCGACTTCTTCGGCCACCAGATCTCGCTGCACCTGGGCGAACCCTTCGCCACCACGCGCACCGGGCGGGTCGGCGACGCGCTGGTCCCCATGCCGCATTTCGGCATCGTGCTCGCGCTTCCCGACTGGCAGGCACTCGCCGAGCGGCTGAAGGCCGCCGGCACGGAGTTCGTGCTCGAACCCCAGGTGCGCTTCGAAGGCGAGCCGGGAGAGCAATGGACCATGTTCTTCTGTGACCCGTTCGGCAACCCTATCGAGGTCAAGGGCTTTCGCTCCCTGGCGGCGCTCTACGACAAATGA